From one Rosa rugosa chromosome 4, drRosRugo1.1, whole genome shotgun sequence genomic stretch:
- the LOC133707129 gene encoding uncharacterized protein LOC133707129, whose protein sequence is MHVGPVRQIILPPARTYGPWSDCFLSVGEDSCVALASLETLRAERIFPGHPSYPAKVVWDSGRGYIACLCRNHSGTSDTVDILYIWDVKTGARERVLRGTASHSMFDHFCQGISMNSISGSALNGNTSVSSLLLPVIEDGASTHSHFNSSDKLATSPNVVPGNTAESNTSRVSKGDSEKLFSAPQMAIQSRKHPITCSCPFPGIAALSFDLASLVFPYQKDDLIPNSRGKKEDNGGKGQGFETPSPQHKPVDNGSGVHSTSNDTVQEIEWITTLEECLLRFSLGFLHLWNVDSELDNLLITDPNLKRPDNFFLASGFQGDKGSLTLTFPNLNAILELWRMSSEFCAIRSLRMVSCPTHD, encoded by the exons ATGCATGTGGGCCCAGTTCGCCAAATAATTCTTCCCCCAGCTCGTACTTACGGTCCTTGGAGCGACTGTTTTCTCTCAGTTGGGGAGGACTCATGTGTAGCACTTGCTTCTCTCGAGACTTTGCGAGCAGAGAGAATTTTTCCTGGACATCCCAGCTATCCTGCAAAAGTTGTATGGGACAGTGGAAGAGGTTATATTGCATGCTTGTGCCGAAACCATTCAGGAACATCTGATACCGTTGATATCTTGTACATATGGGATGTAAAGACAGGTGCTCGAGAGCGGGTCCTTCGAGGGACGGCATCTCATTCAATGTTTGACCATTTCTGTCAAGGCATCAGCATGAATTCCATTTCTGGCAGTGCATTGAATGGAAATACCTCGGTTTCTTCATTACTTCTTCCAGTAATTGAAGATGGGGCTTCTACGCACTCTCATTTCAATAGTTCGGACAAATTGGCCACTTCACCAAATGTGGTGCCTGGTAATACTGCTGAGTCCAACACTTCCAGAGTCAGTAAAGGTGATTCTGAAAAATTATTTTCAGCCCCTCAAATGGCCATTCAGAGCCGCAAGCATCCAATCACATGCTCTTGCCCTTTCCCTGGAATTGCTGCTCTCAGTTTTGACCTTGCATCATTAGTGTTTCCTTATCAGAAGGATGACCTTATACCAAATAGCCGTGGTAAGAAAGAGGATAATGGTGGCAAGGGACAGGGATTTGAGACACCAAGTCCCCAGCACAAGCCTGTAGATAATGGTTCTGGTGTGCATTCGACCTCAAATGATACTGTTCAAGAGATTGAATGGATTACAACACTTGAAGAATGTTTACTTCGATTTAGCTTGGGATTCTTGCACTTGTGGAATGTAGATTCTGAGCTTGATAACTTGCTTATAACTGATCCAAATTTGAAGAGACCAGATAATTTTTTTCTCGCTTCTGGTTTTCAAGGTGACAAAGGGTCTTTGACGTTGACATTTCCTAATTTGAATGCTATTCTTGAG CTCTGGAGAATGTCATCGGAGTTTTGTGCAATCAGGTCACTGAGAATGGTCTCTTGCCCAACGCATGATTAG